A window of Bdellovibrionales bacterium contains these coding sequences:
- a CDS encoding isopenicillin N synthase family oxygenase, producing MREVPELSLAAYISGSAEEKSKFIQDLYRGLKEYGFITLVDHPISADLLKKAYALSEQFFALPVETKKKYALYDNGFQRGYTPFGTEHAKDSKVADLKEFWHVGRNLPENHKYQNLYPKNIWPTEIPDYGPTFSKIYEALEMCGDILLEALTLPLELPKNYF from the coding sequence ATGAGAGAAGTACCTGAACTCAGTCTAGCCGCATACATTTCTGGTTCGGCCGAAGAAAAATCAAAATTTATCCAAGATCTTTACCGTGGACTTAAAGAATACGGGTTCATCACGCTGGTCGATCACCCTATTTCGGCAGATCTCCTTAAAAAGGCCTATGCATTGAGCGAACAGTTTTTTGCCCTCCCCGTGGAAACTAAAAAGAAATACGCGCTCTACGATAATGGTTTTCAGCGAGGTTATACTCCCTTCGGAACCGAACATGCCAAAGATAGCAAAGTCGCTGATCTTAAAGAGTTTTGGCATGTCGGCCGCAACCTTCCCGAAAATCATAAGTATCAGAACCTTTATCCTAAAAATATTTGGCCAACGGAAATTCCCGACTACGGCCCCACATTTTCGAAGATTTACGAAGCTCTCGAAATGTGTGGAGACATTCTCTTAGAAGCCCTCACACTTCCCCTCGAGCTTCCCAAAAATTACTTTAG
- a CDS encoding esterase family protein yields the protein MIDSQVLKSNPLKDPAKRHNYILVPNDKKPLPVVVHLSGYFGNGTQATNIKCLEENFPQMIQRLTEEKKIPRALHCFVDAMTAVGGSQFINSSGCGRYSDYIQTELVTALKKTFKTTEEWTVAGASSGGYGALHHISLAKTAFTKAVVVAPDSFFETSLLPDFYKTAPWLENLTTVKELLIAIQSGELKKNKNYFYILNAAAMAMNYAPVKGGKISYPIHVKSGELIPKTWQDYQKKDPIQFLRERNQHLKGKYIRLAVGQHDDFALYFGARKIKQILELEAHLDYTEFQGGHNHLNSQVAHLLGK from the coding sequence GTGATCGATAGCCAGGTTCTTAAAAGTAACCCGCTGAAGGACCCTGCCAAGAGACACAATTACATTTTAGTTCCCAACGATAAAAAACCTCTCCCTGTCGTGGTTCATCTTTCGGGATATTTTGGCAATGGAACTCAAGCGACCAATATCAAATGCTTAGAGGAAAATTTTCCGCAAATGATCCAAAGGCTTACGGAAGAGAAAAAAATTCCGCGAGCTCTCCATTGCTTCGTCGATGCTATGACCGCGGTCGGGGGATCGCAGTTTATTAATAGTAGTGGCTGCGGCAGGTATAGTGATTATATTCAAACTGAACTCGTGACCGCTTTAAAAAAGACTTTCAAAACTACAGAGGAGTGGACTGTGGCGGGCGCTTCCAGCGGTGGCTACGGAGCTCTTCACCACATCAGTCTGGCGAAAACAGCATTTACCAAGGCCGTGGTTGTGGCACCCGACAGTTTTTTTGAAACTTCGCTGCTTCCCGATTTTTACAAAACAGCCCCTTGGTTAGAAAATTTGACGACAGTGAAAGAGCTCCTCATCGCCATCCAAAGCGGAGAGCTCAAGAAAAACAAGAACTACTTTTACATTTTGAATGCCGCCGCAATGGCGATGAATTACGCGCCAGTAAAGGGCGGAAAGATTTCTTACCCGATCCATGTCAAAAGCGGTGAGCTCATCCCCAAGACATGGCAAGATTACCAAAAAAAAGATCCCATTCAATTTTTAAGAGAGAGAAATCAGCATCTCAAAGGAAAATACATTCGTCTTGCCGTAGGCCAACATGACGACTTCGCTTTGTACTTTGGCGCCCGAAAAATAAAACAGATTCTCGAGTTAGAGGCCCACCTCGACTACACGGAATTTCAGGGGGGCCACAATCATCTCAATAGCCAAGTGGCCCATCTACTAGGGAAGTAA